The following proteins come from a genomic window of Nitrosopumilaceae archaeon AB1(1):
- a CDS encoding ABC transporter substrate-binding protein codes for MNSKQKIGIGIAIILVVIGVGFGLITESPDTENSTSMPETVSTKTSTETFTSSTSQSKELSGIITIGSITALTGDFSSIGEENKESVKLGVSTFNKYLEEMGALWNLKLISEDSATNPVIALEKLTALRSKGIEVSIGPDTSANLQNSKGYADSNGMIMISSSSTAPSLAIPDDSIFRMVADDRKQGVVLGSLLDKYVDVIIIVWRGDTWGDGLSKTTKAAYEELGGIVDDEGIRYNPETPEFSISVSLLADRVQKNVDKYGAENVGVLFLGFAEILQFMQSASAHDILSDVTWYGADASAKEYRLIQDDIALKFSNDVQFTTVQISPTEGEKYTMVENHIINTLGRSPTAFAYGAFDAVWLVGLTMLHTQSSDADVIKDNIIQVAQGYDGIIGNANLNEAGDLTDANFDIWIISGAEWIKAGTYYYKDKSITLSDSIS; via the coding sequence TTGAATTCTAAGCAAAAGATCGGCATAGGTATAGCAATCATACTAGTTGTCATAGGTGTAGGATTTGGTCTAATTACTGAATCTCCAGATACAGAGAATTCTACCTCGATGCCTGAAACCGTATCTACAAAAACTAGTACAGAGACTTTCACTTCTTCAACATCTCAGTCTAAAGAATTGTCTGGAATAATTACAATTGGTTCCATAACCGCATTGACAGGTGATTTTTCCTCCATAGGTGAGGAGAATAAAGAGAGTGTAAAGCTTGGTGTATCCACATTTAATAAATATCTTGAAGAAATGGGAGCTTTGTGGAATCTCAAATTAATTTCAGAGGATTCAGCAACAAATCCTGTTATAGCTTTAGAGAAACTTACTGCTCTACGTTCAAAAGGAATTGAAGTTTCAATTGGTCCAGATACTAGTGCAAATTTACAAAATTCTAAAGGATATGCTGACTCTAATGGCATGATAATGATTAGTTCATCCTCTACTGCGCCCTCTTTGGCAATACCTGATGATAGTATATTTCGCATGGTTGCAGATGACAGAAAACAAGGTGTTGTGCTCGGTTCACTGCTTGACAAGTATGTTGATGTGATAATTATAGTATGGAGAGGTGATACGTGGGGTGATGGATTGAGTAAAACTACCAAAGCTGCCTATGAAGAGTTGGGTGGTATTGTTGATGATGAAGGAATACGATACAATCCTGAAACTCCAGAGTTTTCCATATCTGTTTCTTTGTTAGCCGATAGGGTTCAAAAAAATGTTGACAAGTATGGTGCAGAGAATGTTGGTGTCTTATTCTTAGGTTTTGCCGAAATCTTACAATTTATGCAATCTGCCTCTGCGCATGATATATTGAGTGATGTAACTTGGTATGGTGCCGATGCAAGTGCAAAAGAGTATAGATTAATTCAAGACGATATTGCATTGAAATTTTCTAACGATGTACAGTTTACAACTGTACAAATCTCCCCCACAGAAGGTGAAAAGTATACAATGGTTGAAAATCATATAATTAATACACTTGGCAGGTCTCCAACTGCCTTCGCCTATGGAGCTTTTGATGCTGTTTGGTTGGTAGGTCTTACAATGTTACATACACAGAGTTCTGATGCAGATGTAATCAAAGATAATATAATTCAGGTTGCACAAGGCTATGATGGTATAATTGGTAATGCAAATCTAAACGAGGCCGGTGATTTGACAGATGCCAATTTCGATATATGGATAATTTCAGGTGCAGAATGGATCAAGGCAGGCACATATTATTATAAAGATAAATCAATTACTCTGTCCGATTCCATCTCATAG
- the cysC gene encoding adenylyl-sulfate kinase: MTFVIWMTGLPCSGKTSIVKKLQETIPNFTMLDGDELREWFSPKDFSKQGRDEHNRKVGHLAKLLLKHNVPTAVSLVSPYIVNRQDAKKIIDSDKFQEIYIHCSLEKCEERDVKGMYKKARSGEIKNFTGIDNPYEAPSNPDLEIDTEKLTLDESANAIKQHLASKNLL; this comes from the coding sequence ATGACATTTGTGATATGGATGACTGGTTTACCATGTTCTGGAAAGACTAGTATTGTAAAAAAATTACAAGAGACAATCCCTAATTTCACTATGCTAGATGGTGATGAATTACGTGAGTGGTTTTCACCTAAAGATTTTTCCAAACAAGGTCGTGATGAGCACAATCGTAAAGTGGGACACTTGGCAAAATTATTATTAAAACATAATGTCCCTACTGCCGTATCTCTAGTAAGTCCATACATTGTGAATCGTCAGGATGCCAAAAAAATTATTGATTCAGATAAATTTCAAGAAATCTATATACACTGTTCACTTGAAAAATGTGAAGAACGTGATGTAAAAGGTATGTACAAAAAAGCAAGAAGTGGTGAAATTAAAAATTTCACTGGCATCGATAATCCATACGAGGCCCCATCTAATCCAGATCTTGAAATAGATACTGAAAAACTGACACTAGATGAAAGTGCCAATGCCATAAAACAACATTTAGCATCTAAAAATCTTTTATGA
- a CDS encoding CopD family protein has translation MKMYYLIILLIIGVSSAFGHPFTEDTNPSHSANVPSGIKQITVTYSESIDEGFSALKVFDSNGNQIDNKDSMHYKDDKALIITTPPLRDGVYTVTSKVLSNIDGHLVNDAFVFAVGNVIIPEEVLTTSNNYEVISFPEAGARFPGLVGQTIILGGIISSILIWVPFSRMIKFDKKENTLHKIFSNKMVAVLGFGLILVLISDILMLAVQTIRLDTSAINAIQTNFGMIWLVRVIITGILFALWFWIERKQVIKTRHCFPILGASLVLIATTTLISHGAASEQISAMILDYIHNLIAAVWIGGLVFFGFIILPVFKRLPDEQIDKLIRQIIPRFSILFTGSIAVIIFTGPILLWLLEDNLGLIVGSTYGSLIIAKIIIGVMIISFGGYHQFIIPKLKNNLVKRMKKTLKIEIFLGVAILFIVALLTNGSLPAGEVESFTVKSSYGYNGKILTGDVLFKYEIYPFIPGNNVITVTVTERDGTPIEDLEEIKIKISNPQRGISPIITDTIQLDEDTYRSSVIFGFSGLWNLDIEAKRIAETNEAMNVKLMIRPQLQDLQFEIIEYELPLPAGPKHIVYDKAGSFWLSDSTAPRLWKFTPSTNEFEMFEFDGRTSILLATDGTSVWFSDPPMSRIGVLNIDTSKIQTIEIPKLLPLTEPSVPIAVGIDGKYVWVSVINKNTILRYDTESEEFEKYTIPTAKSGPFSILVDEYNDRVWFTSTSVGKIGFIDKKADEIIEFTPDFDLRIPEAILQDNDGNFWIAEHDINGSLVRFNVALERFQRIPITDYNALANGMTFDKYRNVWFAQHITDNLGVYDPYNDVMTEVAIPTKESWVQFMITDDKQNVWFAEEKGNRIGKIVITELPSSESLDIEKLNDTFEIDDNTIRYSEIAFPIMAIGILGSAILFTKSVQDFRKNKETIIIRNDS, from the coding sequence ATGAAGATGTATTATCTCATTATTCTACTCATAATAGGAGTATCATCTGCGTTTGGACACCCATTTACTGAAGATACGAATCCATCGCATTCGGCTAATGTGCCAAGTGGGATTAAACAAATTACGGTTACATACTCTGAATCCATTGATGAGGGATTTAGTGCACTAAAAGTTTTTGATAGTAATGGTAATCAGATTGATAATAAAGATTCAATGCATTACAAAGATGACAAGGCTCTAATCATCACTACTCCTCCACTAAGAGATGGCGTATATACTGTAACAAGTAAAGTACTCTCAAACATAGATGGACATTTAGTAAATGACGCATTTGTGTTTGCCGTAGGAAATGTAATAATACCTGAAGAAGTTTTAACCACATCAAATAATTATGAAGTTATATCATTTCCAGAAGCAGGTGCTCGATTTCCTGGTCTTGTTGGACAGACTATCATACTTGGTGGTATTATTAGTAGTATTTTGATTTGGGTACCGTTTAGTAGAATGATAAAATTTGATAAAAAAGAGAATACACTACATAAAATATTTTCAAATAAAATGGTTGCGGTTTTAGGATTTGGATTAATACTAGTATTAATTTCTGATATACTCATGTTAGCAGTGCAGACAATTCGGCTAGATACATCTGCAATTAATGCAATACAAACTAATTTTGGAATGATATGGCTTGTACGTGTTATAATTACAGGGATATTATTTGCGCTTTGGTTTTGGATAGAGAGAAAACAAGTAATCAAAACTAGACACTGCTTTCCAATACTAGGAGCATCGCTAGTGCTGATTGCCACGACTACACTAATTAGTCACGGGGCAGCAAGTGAACAGATATCAGCTATGATTTTGGATTACATCCATAATCTAATAGCCGCTGTTTGGATCGGCGGTTTAGTGTTTTTTGGGTTTATCATACTACCAGTATTCAAAAGACTACCAGATGAACAAATAGACAAACTAATCAGGCAGATAATACCTAGATTTTCCATATTATTTACAGGATCCATTGCAGTGATTATATTTACCGGTCCCATACTATTATGGCTACTTGAAGATAATTTAGGACTAATTGTAGGATCAACATATGGATCACTAATAATTGCAAAGATCATAATTGGTGTTATGATTATATCATTTGGTGGATATCATCAATTTATCATTCCAAAATTAAAGAATAATCTTGTAAAAAGAATGAAAAAAACATTAAAGATTGAAATATTTTTGGGTGTTGCAATATTATTCATAGTTGCGTTATTAACAAATGGTTCATTACCTGCCGGTGAGGTTGAAAGTTTCACTGTAAAATCATCATATGGGTATAATGGTAAAATTTTAACAGGAGACGTTTTATTCAAATATGAAATTTATCCATTTATCCCAGGGAATAATGTAATTACTGTTACTGTCACAGAACGTGACGGTACCCCGATTGAAGATTTAGAGGAGATTAAAATTAAGATATCAAATCCACAAAGAGGTATATCGCCTATCATTACAGATACTATTCAACTAGATGAGGATACGTATCGTAGTAGTGTGATATTTGGATTTTCTGGTCTTTGGAATCTAGATATTGAGGCTAAACGGATAGCAGAGACAAATGAGGCAATGAATGTAAAATTAATGATAAGACCACAACTGCAAGATTTACAATTTGAGATCATAGAATATGAATTACCCTTACCTGCTGGACCGAAGCATATCGTATATGACAAAGCTGGATCTTTTTGGTTGAGTGATTCTACTGCTCCAAGATTGTGGAAATTTACCCCTAGTACAAATGAATTTGAAATGTTTGAATTTGATGGAAGAACTAGTATTTTATTAGCAACTGATGGAACAAGCGTTTGGTTTTCAGATCCACCAATGAGTAGAATTGGTGTTTTGAATATAGATACAAGCAAGATACAAACAATAGAGATTCCCAAACTCTTACCCCTAACAGAGCCATCTGTACCGATTGCTGTTGGTATTGATGGCAAATATGTTTGGGTGTCTGTAATTAATAAAAATACCATCCTAAGATACGATACAGAGTCTGAAGAGTTTGAAAAATATACAATTCCTACTGCAAAATCAGGACCATTTTCTATACTAGTAGATGAGTATAATGATAGAGTTTGGTTTACAAGTACATCAGTAGGAAAGATTGGATTTATTGATAAAAAGGCAGATGAGATTATAGAGTTTACACCAGACTTTGATTTACGTATACCAGAGGCCATATTACAAGATAATGATGGGAATTTTTGGATTGCAGAGCACGACATCAATGGCTCACTAGTGCGATTCAATGTGGCATTGGAGAGATTTCAGCGTATACCAATCACCGATTATAATGCTCTTGCAAACGGTATGACATTTGATAAATATCGTAATGTGTGGTTTGCTCAACATATAACAGATAATCTAGGTGTGTATGATCCATATAATGATGTCATGACAGAAGTTGCAATTCCAACAAAAGAATCATGGGTACAATTTATGATCACAGATGACAAACAAAATGTTTGGTTTGCTGAAGAAAAAGGAAACAGGATAGGAAAAATTGTGATTACAGAGTTGCCATCAAGTGAATCATTAGATATTGAAAAGTTAAATGATACATTTGAAATAGATGATAATACCATTAGATATTCAGAGATTGCATTTCCAATAATGGCCATAGGTATTCTTGGCAGTGCCATTTTATTTACAAAGAGTGTACAAGATTTTAGAAAAAATAAAGAGACGATAATCATTAGAAATGATTCCTAA
- a CDS encoding Fic family protein: MVSLIKRKNKGHNLYYLKYSSRNNPRQKYLGDKIPKDIETQKMDFDLKCYREDKVILIEKIHKNYSKYIVDVDKKILKEETHAFKIIHTFSTQKIEGSTMTFTQTRKLLETGLSPKDILLEDVIEAQQFEKLFDEMLSQDNDITAQLILRWHDTLFQKTDTNNAGDFRRNNVQPYLGKTKYVLWPDVSEEMHGLIKWYNKEKKIMNSVELSARFHLRFELIHPFIDGNGRIGRLLILFILNRNNYPMLNVEPKEKYTYINKLESSYLKKNEMIFVKWFISKYLKVNKKFLK; the protein is encoded by the coding sequence ATGGTAAGTTTGATTAAACGAAAAAATAAAGGACACAATCTCTATTATCTCAAGTATTCATCTAGGAATAATCCTAGACAAAAATATCTAGGTGATAAAATCCCCAAAGACATCGAAACGCAAAAAATGGACTTTGATTTGAAATGTTATAGAGAAGATAAAGTAATTTTGATTGAAAAAATACATAAAAATTATTCTAAATATATCGTAGATGTAGATAAAAAAATTTTAAAAGAGGAAACCCATGCTTTCAAAATAATTCATACTTTTAGTACTCAAAAAATTGAGGGGAGCACTATGACATTCACTCAGACTCGTAAACTCTTAGAGACTGGTTTATCTCCCAAAGATATTCTATTAGAGGATGTTATAGAAGCACAACAGTTTGAAAAATTATTTGATGAAATGTTAAGTCAAGATAATGATATTACTGCACAGTTGATATTGAGATGGCATGATACATTGTTTCAAAAAACCGATACCAATAATGCAGGAGATTTTAGAAGAAACAATGTACAACCGTACTTGGGGAAAACAAAGTATGTTTTATGGCCTGATGTTTCAGAGGAAATGCATGGTTTGATAAAGTGGTATAATAAAGAAAAGAAAATAATGAATTCAGTTGAATTATCAGCAAGATTTCATTTAAGATTTGAATTAATTCATCCATTTATTGATGGAAATGGACGAATTGGAAGGCTATTAATCCTCTTTATTCTAAATAGGAATAATTATCCAATGTTAAATGTTGAACCAAAAGAAAAATACACATACATTAACAAGTTAGAATCTTCATATTTGAAAAAAAACGAGATGATATTTGTAAAATGGTTTATTTCCAAATATCTAAAAGTGAATAAAAAATTTCTAAAATAA
- a CDS encoding HNH endonuclease: protein MKLTHIYQPLMIKTLLEHSNKATVEDIAKKFLDNDKSQLEYYKKITKRWPHITLKRHKVISYEKETYTLLLDDHITNKEKNRLIELCDCRLQEFVDGNPMIINARNIDNRIVSGSLRYDVFAKSKTRCVACGISTFNSSLHVDHIFPISRGGKTKIDNLQALCYKCNTEKGNRDDTDFIKWDNRLKYRNVKCTLCKITEPIKENNMAQAVYVIDTDIKLHSMVIPKRHVDTFIDLIPAERHLCLELVDLLKEDILVKDKTVNKFHVSFDSTGNKTTPHCCINIIPNRQ, encoded by the coding sequence ATGAAACTAACACACATTTATCAACCTCTTATGATAAAGACCCTTTTAGAACACAGTAATAAAGCAACAGTAGAAGACATTGCAAAAAAATTTCTAGATAATGATAAATCACAATTAGAGTATTATAAAAAAATAACAAAGAGATGGCCACACATCACATTAAAACGACACAAAGTAATTAGTTATGAAAAAGAAACCTATACCCTATTACTTGATGATCATATTACCAATAAAGAAAAAAATAGATTGATTGAGCTCTGTGATTGTAGACTACAAGAATTTGTTGATGGTAATCCTATGATCATTAATGCGCGTAATATAGATAATAGAATCGTAAGTGGAAGTCTCAGATATGATGTATTCGCAAAGTCTAAAACGAGATGTGTAGCTTGTGGAATATCTACATTTAATTCCTCACTTCATGTTGATCATATATTCCCAATTAGTCGAGGTGGTAAAACGAAGATTGATAATCTACAGGCATTATGCTACAAATGTAATACAGAAAAAGGGAATCGAGATGACACCGATTTTATAAAATGGGATAATAGGCTCAAATATAGAAATGTAAAATGTACATTATGTAAGATAACAGAGCCGATAAAAGAAAATAATATGGCTCAAGCTGTATATGTTATAGATACAGATATCAAATTACATTCAATGGTAATACCAAAAAGACATGTGGATACGTTTATTGATTTGATACCAGCGGAAAGACATCTATGTCTTGAATTGGTAGATTTGTTAAAGGAAGATATTTTAGTAAAAGATAAGACAGTCAATAAATTTCATGTAAGTTTTGATTCTACAGGCAATAAAACTACACCTCATTGTTGTATAAATATAATCCCAAATCGTCAATAG
- a CDS encoding PEFG-CTERM sorting domain-containing protein — MKSLYILALVIIFTQAYAWGHGVDVDYATETLDGESVMVSVDVFVDEFGVPARIITSIDQDDIPVSALFHMNMIYQDMEIFTNNFQINGSLILNGNDIVRLNKETQNIISLDELGYGKYHFEINITEINDIKIINTKKHTLDVSKAGYTTNGLFTIKSYFDKITDISYSPEDNSITIRMPFNWKERAISHIPIVHVEVQFPKNFTQFMHPGYSGMVNGVELFKSSINLDDFTLEDCRIVHFILANDHIQVVKNGMESKFSGYMEFTLTGNEEIQFPLTAITRNEEFQVDLTISPMSLEPNEEILFILTFRDPQTGYTLRQTSYDFKIIQNDVTIYEKSSSAIVGGSFEKFTFAEGQSGPIRISVDNIRGTNNGVEFGLVVVPEFGPLAIIILGIAILGIIIIRLPFFHSRLNSIMQPV, encoded by the coding sequence ATGAAGAGCCTGTACATTCTAGCACTAGTCATCATATTCACACAAGCATATGCTTGGGGTCATGGAGTTGATGTGGATTATGCAACGGAGACACTAGATGGGGAATCTGTTATGGTATCTGTAGATGTGTTTGTGGATGAGTTTGGTGTTCCGGCTAGAATTATAACTTCTATAGATCAAGACGATATACCTGTATCGGCATTATTTCATATGAATATGATATATCAAGACATGGAAATTTTTACAAATAATTTTCAAATTAATGGTTCATTGATTTTAAATGGTAATGACATTGTACGTCTAAATAAAGAAACTCAAAATATAATATCATTAGACGAGTTGGGATACGGCAAATATCATTTTGAAATAAATATCACTGAAATTAATGATATAAAAATTATCAATACAAAAAAACATACTTTAGATGTTAGCAAGGCAGGATACACCACAAATGGATTATTTACAATAAAATCATACTTTGATAAAATTACAGACATTAGTTATTCACCTGAAGATAATTCCATAACAATAAGAATGCCATTTAATTGGAAAGAGCGAGCCATATCACACATACCAATCGTTCATGTTGAAGTACAATTTCCAAAAAACTTTACTCAATTTATGCACCCTGGATACTCTGGAATGGTTAATGGTGTAGAGTTGTTTAAATCATCTATTAATTTAGATGATTTTACACTAGAGGATTGTAGAATAGTACATTTTATTTTAGCAAATGATCATATACAAGTTGTAAAGAATGGTATGGAATCAAAATTTTCCGGTTACATGGAGTTTACCTTGACTGGAAATGAGGAGATACAATTCCCACTGACAGCTATCACACGGAACGAAGAATTTCAAGTAGATCTCACAATATCACCAATGAGTTTAGAGCCTAATGAGGAGATACTATTCATACTTACATTCAGAGATCCACAAACTGGTTACACACTTCGACAAACCTCATATGATTTTAAAATTATTCAAAATGACGTAACCATTTATGAAAAATCTAGTTCTGCTATAGTGGGTGGCTCATTTGAAAAATTCACATTTGCAGAGGGGCAGAGCGGACCAATTCGAATTAGTGTTGACAACATCAGAGGAACGAATAATGGTGTAGAGTTTGGATTAGTAGTAGTTCCAGAATTCGGCCCTCTGGCTATAATCATACTAGGTATTGCTATTCTTGGAATTATAATTATTAGATTACCATTTTTTCATTCAAGATTAAACTCAATAATGCAGCCCGTGTAA
- the pyrB gene encoding aspartate carbamoyltransferase has protein sequence MVITNLVSIKDLSKNDFQKIFSATEKILAMSPDQRREIVRGKTLGYLFFEPSTRTRLSFEAAMSLLGGTSLGIADIDSSSAQKGESLADTIRMVSLYCDVLVLRHPLDGSSKFASEISTTPIINAGSGTEEHPTQAIQDLFTMQKLHKKIDGLNIGIIGDLKYGRTVYSLLYALSNYNVNLHLISPESLKIRSDSIYDLNMSYTESTSLEEYVDDLDVLYVTRIQKERFPDEEEYQKVKGSYIIDLEMTKRMQSNATIMHPLPRIDEISLDVDSSPHAKYFLQAEYGKFTRAALLSLILNEKMVI, from the coding sequence ATGGTAATTACAAATTTAGTATCCATAAAGGATTTATCAAAAAATGATTTTCAGAAAATATTTTCTGCCACTGAAAAAATACTTGCAATGTCACCAGATCAACGCAGAGAAATAGTACGAGGAAAGACCCTGGGCTATCTATTTTTTGAACCTAGTACTAGAACACGTCTTAGTTTTGAAGCTGCAATGTCACTTTTAGGTGGTACCTCTTTGGGCATTGCTGATATTGACTCTTCATCTGCTCAAAAAGGTGAGAGTCTAGCAGATACCATACGTATGGTATCATTATACTGTGACGTACTAGTTCTTCGACATCCACTTGACGGTTCTAGTAAATTTGCATCCGAGATATCAACAACACCAATAATTAATGCAGGAAGTGGTACTGAGGAACATCCAACACAAGCAATACAAGATCTATTCACTATGCAAAAATTACATAAAAAAATTGATGGGTTAAACATAGGAATCATTGGGGATCTAAAATATGGTAGAACAGTATATTCTCTATTATACGCATTGAGTAATTATAATGTCAATCTTCATCTGATATCCCCTGAATCATTGAAAATTCGCTCAGATTCTATATATGATTTGAATATGTCCTATACTGAATCTACAAGTCTTGAAGAATATGTGGATGATTTAGACGTACTATACGTTACTAGAATACAAAAGGAGAGATTCCCTGATGAAGAAGAGTATCAAAAAGTAAAGGGAAGTTATATCATTGATCTAGAGATGACCAAAAGAATGCAATCTAATGCAACAATTATGCACCCTCTACCAAGAATAGATGAAATATCATTAGATGTGGATTCTAGCCCTCACGCAAAATATTTTTTGCAAGCTGAATATGGTAAATTTACACGGGCTGCATTATTGAGTTTAATCTTGAATGAAAAAATGGTAATCTAA
- the pyrI gene encoding aspartate carbamoyltransferase regulatory subunit — protein sequence MLESDLIVRRIKEGTVIDHVAKGKGLQVVSALDITGSNGHLITIALNVPSSKHSKKDIIKIEDQFLKADETNKLAVIAPTCTINIIRDYKLVEKHRVEIPDIIENIFACSNPDCVTNSTEQIKPVMDVVEKSKRILKCRYCSRILDMDNMKYI from the coding sequence ATGCTGGAATCAGATCTTATAGTTCGGCGAATAAAGGAGGGTACAGTAATTGATCATGTGGCTAAAGGTAAAGGATTGCAGGTTGTATCAGCTCTTGATATTACAGGCTCTAATGGTCATCTAATCACTATAGCTTTGAATGTACCAAGTAGTAAGCATAGCAAGAAAGATATTATAAAAATTGAAGATCAGTTTCTAAAAGCTGATGAGACAAACAAGTTGGCAGTGATTGCTCCAACATGTACTATCAATATTATTAGAGATTACAAACTTGTGGAAAAACATAGAGTAGAAATTCCAGATATAATAGAGAACATATTTGCATGTTCAAATCCAGATTGTGTTACTAATAGTACAGAACAGATAAAACCCGTAATGGATGTCGTAGAAAAATCTAAACGAATTTTGAAATGCCGTTATTGTAGTAGAATATTAGATATGGACAATATGAAATATATCTAA
- a CDS encoding ATP synthase subunit C, whose translation MNKIAILLAVMAFSLTGIGSIAYGQDDGSSGASGLQLLGAGLAFGLAALGAGLGLGSVGSAGLAVISENPQLQSKVFIFIGMVESIAIYGIVMMFIILGQ comes from the coding sequence ATGAATAAAATTGCTATTTTACTTGCTGTAATGGCATTTTCCTTGACTGGAATTGGCAGTATCGCATATGGACAAGATGATGGTTCTAGTGGCGCCTCTGGTTTGCAACTATTAGGAGCAGGTTTAGCTTTTGGTCTTGCCGCACTTGGTGCAGGTTTAGGTCTTGGCAGTGTAGGTTCTGCAGGTTTAGCTGTAATTAGTGAAAACCCTCAACTTCAATCCAAAGTATTCATCTTTATCGGTATGGTAGAATCAATCGCCATTTATGGTATAGTCATGATGTTTATCATTCTAGGACAATAA
- the bluB gene encoding 5,6-dimethylbenzimidazole synthase — protein sequence MSNEFTPEEKESFYKTVFLRRDVRFRFKKDKIKDATIAKILNAAHHAPSVGFSQPWNFIVIKDSNTRKKIKESFDAERRRSAQLVEEESKKSKYLSLKLEGILESDINICVTYDPSRFGPFVIGRSSIPETGIYSVCCAIQNLWLAARAEGLGLGWVSILDNQILKDTLDIPQHVTAVAYLCLGFVEEFSEKPELEKAGWLPRLKLSDVVNFEKWNRTEDSEWSSLYNMIKSNTE from the coding sequence ATGAGTAATGAATTTACACCTGAGGAAAAAGAATCTTTCTACAAGACAGTATTTTTAAGACGTGATGTTCGATTTAGATTTAAAAAAGATAAAATCAAAGATGCTACCATCGCTAAAATTCTAAATGCTGCACATCATGCTCCTTCTGTGGGATTTTCTCAACCGTGGAATTTCATAGTGATTAAAGATTCAAACACAAGAAAAAAGATCAAAGAATCATTTGATGCAGAGAGGAGACGCTCAGCACAGTTGGTAGAGGAGGAATCGAAAAAATCAAAATATCTTTCACTGAAATTAGAGGGAATTTTAGAATCAGATATTAACATTTGTGTGACATATGATCCTTCAAGATTTGGACCATTTGTAATTGGAAGATCAAGTATTCCTGAAACTGGAATTTATAGTGTCTGTTGTGCCATACAAAATTTATGGTTAGCCGCAAGAGCTGAAGGATTAGGGCTAGGCTGGGTCAGTATACTTGATAATCAAATTTTAAAAGATACACTAGACATTCCACAACATGTAACAGCAGTTGCCTATCTTTGCTTGGGGTTTGTTGAAGAGTTTTCTGAAAAACCAGAACTTGAAAAAGCAGGATGGTTACCACGTTTAAAATTAAGTGATGTAGTAAATTTTGAGAAATGGAATAGAACAGAAGATTCAGAATGGTCTTCACTATACAATATGATTAAATCAAACACAGAGTGA
- a CDS encoding V-type ATP synthase subunit D: MELLKYKRSSQVAVMVQKILDDKRKVLLKNIEEMIDEASKARGGIWDPLQDIYTSVKEAYLILGTTTVDSTAQSTQAVMEVESNMRRVVDVKIPTLTLTEKNTESMPYGFADTNSSIDRAAKQIKTLLPMICKAAEYENSIFSLAKALEKTQKLLNALENIIIPQYQRQIRFILATLEEREREEFAKLKKLKEKMERKHEHQV; the protein is encoded by the coding sequence ATTGAACTATTAAAGTATAAACGTTCAAGTCAAGTTGCAGTTATGGTACAAAAGATTCTAGACGATAAACGTAAAGTATTGTTAAAAAATATTGAAGAGATGATTGATGAGGCATCAAAGGCGCGTGGAGGAATATGGGATCCACTCCAAGACATCTATACTTCTGTAAAAGAGGCATATCTTATTCTTGGTACTACAACTGTAGACTCTACAGCTCAATCTACACAAGCAGTAATGGAGGTAGAATCAAACATGCGTCGTGTAGTAGATGTAAAAATACCAACACTAACTCTAACTGAAAAAAATACAGAATCGATGCCCTACGGTTTTGCAGATACCAACTCGTCTATTGATAGAGCTGCAAAACAAATCAAAACTCTACTTCCAATGATTTGCAAAGCTGCTGAATATGAAAATTCAATATTCAGTTTAGCCAAAGCATTAGAGAAGACACAAAAACTCCTAAACGCACTTGAAAATATTATAATTCCACAATATCAACGACAAATACGCTTCATTTTAGCTACCCTTGAGGAACGTGAGCGTGAAGAATTTGCAAAACTTAAAAAATTGAAAGAAAAAATGGAGCGTAAGCATGAACACCAAGTATGA